The DNA region acacccctaaccaaaatgcaattattttttcagtcaaggtcttgagagaacttcatgattggtgacctttctggaagtgattgtcgaaattgtgcgagtgagaacaaaaaacaagaaaatatcatttgttgatttgtaaggtcggtaatcaagtttttaaaaacttccagacgtaacaaaccggccatcgaatatgggttggtccacaagccgggaatagatgtagggcccacttggGAAAGTTGGCCCATGGACAGAGAgtagacatgggctcactaaacaatgtggcagttgaagcgttacagagacagaggctacatcatggtgtgtcaaagacacttccacgaatacattgagaaatttagcattagttactatcaaaagattttgtgacgattgaaaaaggttttgacgTATATTGGTCGTcggagcaagctattttgagatagcaaaaagacgtgaagaTTTTCTCTCTACACAggatgagggcagagccgaggttctctctatggtggagaaggttggacacaaggttatctacccaacatagaggaaggtggaggaggttggacgcaaggttatctctccaagggaggaagacggagccaaggttctctccatgaaggaggaagttggacgcaaggttctctctgtAAGGGATGAGGGAggagccgaggttttttccatggcggtcatacattattgtaatgatacatcattgattagtatattgtGTTATCTATAAACCCATTAAGctaactattttactttcactttggcatagttactatcacgaatacattgggaaatttaacattagttactatgaaaagatttttttgtgaagttagaaaattgtgtttactttcattggttgtcggaccaagccattttgagatagcaaaaagacgtgaacatattttctccacatagaaggagggcagagccgaggttctccctatggtagagaaggttggacacaaagttatctccgtaagggaggaaggtggaggagcttggacgcaaggttatctctccaaagGAGAAAAGCGGAGCCAGAGTTAtcttcatggtggaggaggttgaacgcaaggttctctccataagggatgaaggcggagccgatgttttctccatggtggtcatacgttattgtgatgatacatcattgattagtatactatgtagtatattttttattcaaaatgttttttgagccaacaattttagtaattaaaaaactatgcaaattttaaagtaatatacttggcttaatgtgtttatatagacagtTTATAGATggtgataaataatatttttgtaacatacaagAGTACATTCaggtataaaaaatatacttttaatagtaacatacataaaagatttgtaaattgatataaatcagtgtattataacaaaaataaaatttatatataacatataataaatttaatttcatttctaaaactttaaacccgcatatcgggcgggtcctcgtctagtttataataaaacgaaaaTCTAAGCTCTAAAACGACATTTCGACTGAAACCGAGGGAGTTgctaattaaatcaatttatgaATAGGCCTCTAGGCTACTTTCTTGTTGTGATATCTAAGGATACTAGGATAAGTTTTATCTTAGATTCCAAAATTTAAAGACGCCAAAAGAATATTGTAAGAGAGAGCAAAGAGGAGAATAGTTGTAACAAAATGTTTATAcagaaaaacaatattataaaatttgagtGAGTAATTAATTTGGGGGGTTCTTGTTGGTGGGGGACAAAGAAGGCCTTAGCCAACTTTTTCTCAAGTCGTCTTCATCTTTAACCTTGGCAGACAAATGGCATGCTCTAGACCGGCTCTTGAAACTGATAACACTCAAGAACCGGCGAATTCGCTTCCTCCACGTCAGTAGAGAACGTGGCGTAGGCTGAGGAataatctccttcttctttgtgtGGAGCATGACATGTTCATATTGATTATCCCGTGAAGCCTTGCAGTGTTCAACCTGATaactttcttttcctttctcccATGAAGTTGCTCGGTTGTTTTCGAAGTTGATCGAAATGTATGAATCTATagatatataatacaaaattaatgGAGCCACGTAATAAATGATCCATAATCACTTATCTATATAAGCATTTTAaatttggttattattattattatataatccaatctaacttttatattttgaaaagtaacgaatatattatgtaaaaattaaaaatattagtataatttttaggAGTCACGGTTTGATCAAATTGCAAAAGGCATTTAAAACGATTAGAGCGGCCATGTAACTGAGTTAATTGTGGAATAGGTGAAGGATTTATAAGGgagataaaaatttaaagagccaaaaagagaaaaatcatgCGGTGTACATTTCTGTTAATACATGGTACATTTTGTTTTGCATGTTTGAGAAACGTATATATTTGAAAGAtaacaattatttataaaaattccaTGCGAAAAcgatatatatttgatattttttactgTTTGACTATGTATACTATATATGTGATGTAAATAACATAAAAGGTTTATCATATGGTACCTTCTGGACTGATAATAGAGGTACTTTGGTGATCATACTTCTGATCGTGATGTCGGAGTTCGAAGAAGCTAAGGAAAGAGGAGAGTATGATAGGTTTCTTTCGAGAAGAAATTGTTTTGGATTCTTGGATGGTTTGGTAGGAAACAGAAGGAGATTGAGGACGTAATCTCTGTAGAGAAGCCAGGACGAGAAGCCTCTCGTTAAGACAGAGAGGACATACACCTTCGATAAAATCTACTGGGTGGATGTTACAAGAAGATGTTGagctttttttgttctgttctttcATAGCTTTTCTAACTGAGAgacaaagataaagaaagaggTGAAGAAGTAGAAGTTTTGTCTTAGTTTAGAGAATTGATTCCGCAAATCTACTTAATTGAGATGCACAATTTTGAGAAATGGTTGGTAGTGTACGACAAAAATATGACTCATACGAATTTGAATAATTGAAAAAGTGTGAACTAAAAGTGTTAAATGGTTACGGCGAATTTTGGCAGATTATGACAAATGATTGATTGTATCTTTTAGTCGGTTTTAAAGTTAGATAATGTACATCCAACATAAAAACGTTGATAAATTTGTATGAAGAATTTTGCTTAAATATGAAAAGTACGGTTAGTTTCAGTTTTAGGTGCTAGAAAACACTTCATTTATGTATATGAATCGaactttcttcaaaaaaaaaaaaaaatgtatatcaatCGAACTTGTACTAAAGTTGCGAATACTACAGCAAGAAGAGGTCCTTATAACAATATTTTCTATTCAAGGTATACTTATCATCCACCATGGTTATATCAtgaatttagaaaataatagtaataataataaatttactGTTCGAAAAGATAAAATTTACTGTTCgaaaagataataaattttCAGTTAGATATCAtttatattatctaaatttccattttaaatttatattaattttgccactcaaacatatattttagttgagttaaaaaaaaaaaaacatatattttagacTACTAAATATGCTTGATTCGTATTCGTATTTGTTctctatatattttagataGAGAACAGAACATCGTTGATAgtttagtttataaaaaaatttcaaattcctcttttttctatatatgaatGTTCgtatattttttgaaacaaaattagtGAGGAaaaaagttgtttttgttttgttttttgtttcatccaaaaaaaaaaggacaattAGGTTGACAAAGAAGCGTCAGTTAACAACTACATTTATAACATATTCTCCcatttcaaataatattttttgtatcacattttttaaagttttatattattaaaaatttactatacggtagtaaaaaatgtttttttcaaattctctttcctcacatttttttcttttaaattgtcGGCAATATTATTAAAggataaagataaatttgtttCCTCTAATTCTCTTAATTAAATGGAAATTAATTggggaaaagaaagaaagaaaaaacgaaacgGTCGACATCTAAAAAAGACGAGAGGGTATGTTGTAATTAcgctatatatacatatatatatataaataaatatatataatcacaagTCCACTTGATACATTTACTCCCCATTCTCTATTCACAGCTATAGAAAACATGTGAATGGTGGTGGTTGAAATGCTAATAATAAGCATGAATGGCATAATCCTTGCACTTGATAGAATTAAATCAATTCAATTATCACGCTGTACTTGGGTCCACACTTTTGCTATCCGGCCACAATCATTGTGATCAAGTCTTATTATTACTATATCTTTTGCATATATAAGAGTTTCAAAAGTGCATTTGAGTTTTGGAAggttgtgattttgttttgtaatgcaGACGTATATATCGTTAACTTTGACCAACCCCTAAGATTATCTGATTTTTCTAGTCCTAAAACTTTCTTTAGGTTAGCCAACGAAgtaactttatttgtttaatctcTTGGacaaattaattgattaatatgCAATcaatttttcctttctcttctttccaaCTCTACCAATATATTTCGTACAATGTaatattttcctctttttttgtaaattgaCTTAATGTTATATGCCTTTAACAttgaacaagaaaagaaagttaGAATAAGCATACTGCACTTAGCTAGATACCACAAGAAATGACTACCATCATTGCTCTAGCCCACATAGACTCAAATCACACTTAAAAACTAGACATTAGTAAAGGCTATTTAATGATTAGGTCAAAGGGATACTTCTTTGGCGGGTCCTTTAGCTAGAGGACACTCAAGTTCTATTATGATTTTGATAAGGGAAATTGGCAggaataacaaagaaaaaaaactataattcacTATAAAAGATCATATAccctataatatatatatttatgacaATTCTAACATCTTGTCAAATTGACCTTTGCCACTCACCCATACTACTATTGACAaactttatatgtatatatgtctttttttttaacatctagtatatgtatatatgtctatttatatattttctctctataCGTACATATATCTTTGTTATctctcatttttctcatttatttttttctttctactctttcttattttgcaataaatttttattgaacaaactgttttgatttcacaaaCTCAGTTAAAACCACCTATATTAAGAcaataaaaattcataaattaataaataacaaaaatatttgtaatatatagagCATAATAACATTctattccatttttaaaaaatctatttctCTAGTTTCAGATTACATAAActcaattataattataaatacatgAACGATTTATAGAATATATCGTTTTATTATCAGCATTTAACTAGGTTGGTGTGGGTTGCATCTTGCATATGGTGTATCTTTTAGagtataatttttctttgtgcATTTAATTTGGTCGTTAGAGTTGTTTATATTATATCTCTTACGGTTAGCGTTGAACACGCTTGTTTGGGTTGCCTATATTGTATCCCTTAGGATATAGCGTTTTTTGTTATGCGTTTAATataagagaaataccctaaaatagcactaaaacaagttttatggataACTATAGCACACGTtctataaatttctaaaaatcacactatttaacacattaaaatatttaaaattaatttttagaatttttgtttttaggtttggattctcaatttcacatttaggatatagttttgaggggtagagtttaatatttttgaatttggaatttaattttgaaagattaattttgaaatatagtattattttcgaattttagagatgttgtgctaaatttggaaaaaaacttattttggtgatatttttgagaattcccttaatttaaatattttctatttttttatgcGTTAAATTCCATCTTTTAAGTTGTCTATTTTAGTGTACATcgtattttttgtgtttaaatattttctagtttttttttgtgtgtttaagtttctgtttcataccattttattttttctatactatttcataatttcatttattgtattgtttttgtttaacatttCATTTGATCCAGATGGGCGATAGGCTCGGGCTGCCAGGTTTTGGTATGACGAGATCCTTGGATACCGGATTCTCAGCCAAGACCAGCTAATGGTCGAGGGAGATTGCTACATCCCAATctaatggttaatcatttaataaaTCCAGTTACTAAGGAGTGGCATATGCCAATCCTGGAAGAGTTTATGGATCCAGAGGATATCCAGATTATTCAATCTATGGAGGTCAGTAAAGTCTTTAAACTCGATAGATTGATCTGGCACTATACTAAGTCAGGAAAATATTCGGTCAAATCGGGTTATCGGCTCGCACGTGAATTAATTAAAGAGGTTGAATATGGGCCGACGTGTACGGCCTTTAGGGCACATGCATGGAAACTTGAGATTCCCACAAAtgtccaacattttttctggcaggttGCCTCCGGTTCCCTCTCTGTGATGGAACATCTTGCTCACCGGGGTGTCCGGTGTGATACTTTATGCAAACGATGTGGTTCGGAGGTGGAGACCATAAATCATGCACATTTTGAGTGCTCTCATTCGCGGCGGATCTGGGATTTATTTCCGGGTGACATATGTTCCGGGGACTTTCTTTATGGCTCGATCTACTCGAATCTAGATTTCCTATTCTGGCGAGCGCTATCCCAGTCGAACGTTTCGGATATAAGCCTTCGCTTACCATGGCTTGTCTTGTCAATTTGGAAGgacaggaataaaaaagttttccaaGGACTTACGGCAGAGCCTACTGACGTTATCAATCAGGCAGCCAATGATAGAGTGTTATGGGAAGCGGCCAAGTCCTCTTATTCGGACTCCATAGAGCCTTTGCCTGTGGAGGTTTGGGTTCCTTCTCCTCGGTGTCAGGtcgatggatcttggaaggcctCTGATCCTTTAGTGGGTTTGGGCTGGTGGTTTTGTAACAGTGAGGATACCACTCTGCTATTAGGAGCACGGAGTCTGTGACGTAGTCTTTCCCCCCTTCATTCGGAGGTACAGGCGTTGATTTGGATGATGGAATCCCTTCTGGCGGCAGGTGTTGATTGTCAAAgtttcgagacggattgtgcagatgTAGTGGCGATGGTGCAATCTCCTGATGAATGGCCCGCCTTCTCTGACCTGTTGGATGAATTCTGCTTCCTTCGATCCTCCTTTCCGGCCTTCATGCTTTCACGGATCCCGCGGTCGTCAAATGTCTGGGCCGACTGTCTTGCTCGTTCTTCGCGATCTTTATCTTTTGaaacttcatttgtaaactttttCCCTCTGGTTTAGGCAACCAACCTTgagattattttctaatttaatgtttggttgacaNATTCATTTAAAATACATTAGttcacatataatttttttatacattgcttttacatatatatttgagttTGAATCTTgcagatcatatatataatagtccTAGAATCTTAGTATaacttgtttttattataaacaCTATTCATCATTTCAAGTTTCCAACATCCGATTTCAAAAATTCAAGTTATGTTGAatggagaaatttttttttaaccttttatgataaatttcaaaattttagttatttttgttaaaaagctATATGATAATAGAATTGAAAGGGGTATGAGTTATTTAgtcagataaataaaaaaatataaaaatcatttcatACCCAAACACTGTTTCAAGCTGCGCGTGTTACTCACCATTACCCCTGTCTTGTCTTTTTACACTAAGCAATGGTTATTCTCTTCATTTTTATAGTTAGTTGGCTAtattgtttattgatttttttgttttggctatGATGCAAATTCGCCCTTTTGATAAAAGGATGTCATTAGTGTTTTCCCTCTATGACCAATCTTAAGGGTTTTCTTAAACTAGAAATTATCTTTCTAACCATTGTTGCTTCTACAAAAGTATGTAAATTCGGATAAATTGGTTTTATTCATTAAAGGTCATGTTCGTTTCACCAGTTAGCATGTTCATTCAAATGATCCATTCAAAAGCCTTATCCAAATGATTCACTTGAATGTCAAATgactcaacaaacaaaaaagaaatggtTCATTTGGATGATGCATTTGAATGgaaatgtgtttgtttggttattttacATTCTCATCTAAATGGATTTGATTAGAATAATGACTAAACTACCcatgttttgatctaacaatttttacttttaattttaaccatattagttttaaatattgatccaaaatatatatacatatattttcattcaaaaccaaacaaaaactctaGAAACcccaatataaattatttataacaatttttataagatataaaacatgttatgccaatgtaaattatttgtaaattatttataacaattttttatataagtttttacAATAAAGACTTGTGAAGTGAAGGAGAAGCTGAACTGCTCAAGAACACGAGCAAGAGACTTAGGATTGAAGCAGAGGAATCACTTTTGGCTTGGAATGGGAAAGAATCTGTGTAACCATTCAACTCCCAAATGTTTCCTGCAAAACCAATGAACATCAATCAAGTTTGTAAATCCTTAAGCTAAGTGACAATCCCAAATCCTACTATGGTAACATCAAACAAACACACAGCTTTAccatcaaacaaaccacaacaaCGAAGTCTCTGCTTTAATAACCACAACTTCaagcatcaaacaaaaaactgtAACCACAAAGCTATACTAACCGAAGTCTCTGCTTAGGATCATAAAACACAGAGCTCAGAAAAAGCTGTAACATTCAcaatcaaataagaaacagaGACTCAAACAACCCCAGATACAAAGCATAAAACCGAGCACATACCTTCTAATATGGAAGTGTAGTTCCTTCTGCCATCTCCATAGTGATAGAATCACGCACATCTTCCATCATTCTATCACCAGCAGGTATGTATGGAACATGTCCATCATTTTCATCACCATGATGTTCATATGATTCCACCACTTCCCAATGTAAAAAATCAATATCATCCTCTTGTGAATCTTTGATAAAATTATGGAGAGCCATTGTTGCTGTCACAATCTTAATCCATTTATTCAGCTCATACTTAGGGTGCTTCCTGTCAAGAATTCTCCATTTGGCCTTCCAAACACCAAAGGTTCTCTCAATTATCGATCTCAGACCAGAATGTTTACGGT from Camelina sativa cultivar DH55 chromosome 3, Cs, whole genome shotgun sequence includes:
- the LOC104777575 gene encoding uncharacterized protein LOC104777575; translated protein: MKEQNKKSSTSSCNIHPVDFIEGVCPLCLNERLLVLASLQRLRPQSPSVSYQTIQESKTISSRKKPIILSSFLSFFELRHHDQKYDHQSTSIISPEDSYISINFENNRATSWEKGKESYQVEHCKASRDNQYEHVMLHTKKKEIIPQPTPRSLLTWRKRIRRFLSVISFKSRSRACHLSAKVKDEDDLRKSWLRPSLSPTNKNPPN